AGGCCCCCTTTCCGAACGATCCACGGGGTGTTCTCGCTTTCGGGAGGCGAAGTGAGACCGGACAGCCGGACCGTAATTGCCGCGTCGTCGATGTCGACGGTCCCGATCACGTACGTGTAGACACCCTCCGCGTCCTGGCCATCCGGGAATTCGTACTTGCATTCCACCACCGTCCCATCATGCTCGATGGACATGGCAGGATGGAGCGAGGCGATGGAGACATCTCCGTTGGAAATCGCACTGTAGACGGAGAACACAAATCCGACCGGCCCACCAAGGCGCTTGGATATTTCGGGGTTGAGCTCGATGATCTCCGTCCCAGGCGCATTCCTGGACACGTTTTGGACGTCCCCGAGATGCCGCGCGAAGGGAGCCTTGTCCAACGCGCCTGGATGCGAAGAAGCCAGCCAGTGCATCTTGCCGTTGGGCATCAGAATCCCGGCGCGCAGATCGAGGTCATCGTTGTCCGATCGCCCATCCCCGTTGTCGATCCAGGTCGCCTTGACGCGGATCGGGTCACTCCCCCCTTTCTTCAACGGGATCTTCGAACTTTCTCCTTGTTTGGTGAGGCAGATGTGCTTCAGATTGATCGGGACCAACTCCGGTTGTTTTCCCACCTCAGGAACGGGGGCTTTGGTTGGAGTCGGAGAGGCTTGTGCCGGTGAAGCGATGTCCACTCCAAAGTGCGTAGCGATGGCCGACAAGCCATTCTCGAAGCCCTGCCCCACCACCCTCAGCTTCCAATCTTCCCCACGGCGATAGATCTCCGCCAGGATGAGAGCAGTTTCTGTCATCCCCGTACAGGAAATCTCGCCGCGAAGCCCTCCGCATTCGGGAACGTCGATCGCGATTTCGGAAAGCTTGCCCATGACCGCCCGGTTCTCGTGAATGGTCATCACCAGCACGATCTTCTCGATGGATCGGTCCACTTTGGCTAGGTCCATCGAAAACTCCGTCTTCGTTTTTGAGCCGGAGGCGGGATTCAAGATGACGGCACCCGACCCGACCTGGGGCTGTCCGTAGAAACACATGTCTCCATCGCCACGAACCTTCCCTTTTTCGGTGAGAAGGAAGGCGGAGACATCGATATCCACATCGGGAATGGATCCGTAGGAGATGGAGAGCGCGAACTTCCACGGCGAAAGATTGGCGTTGGCACCAGGTTTCAGGACCGACATTTTCCTACTCCTCGAATGCTTCGGTGGGGATGGGTGGCTTCAGGGAACGCGGGCGTAGCCAGCGTGAAGACTGGGAAGGATCCTGGTGGAGAATCCCAGATGAGGGAAAATTCCAGGACAAGCGGAATGCAAAACGTACTCACCCCTTTGGGCGTTTCCAACCATGGCGGGGGCGGGGCGGGAATGACAATTTCTGGGGTGGGAGGGAAGGAGGGGTGGTGGGAACGATAGCCCTGGGGTGGCGGAGGTGGCGGGGTTCGGCTGTGGAGGCGAGGGCGGCGCGGAGCTCGCCCTCACCCTCTCCCTCTCCCCCCAGGGAGAGGGGCTCGGGGATTCAGGCGGGTGGGCTGGGTGGGTGACAATTTCTGGGGTGAGAGGAGAGGGAAGGCTGGTGGGAGCGGTGGCCCTGGAATGGGACTACCTCGCGTTCCAGGCGTCCTGGAGGATGCGTCCGATCGTGGGATCCTCGACGGTACAACTTGGCCAGGTGGGCGCCCCCTTCCAGCAGGCATCGTTGAACCAACCCAAAGGCCAGGTCGACTCGACCGATCCCGAAACATCGACGATTTCGCGGTAGTGGTAGAAGGTCCAACTGACCGATCCCCTCGCCAGGAGATCGATCATGTCCCGAAGATAGGTGGTATCGGATTCTGTCGGTCCCAATCGAGATGGCGCGAATTCCCCCACCAGGACGGGTGCGCGAAAGCGATTGCGTTTGGACAGGACCGCCGTCGCCAGATCCTTGGCGAGACTGTCCCTGTCATAGGTTCTTGCCAGATCCTTGGCGAAGCGGACTCCGCTGGAAACCCTCGGCTGTCTGGCCAATCCCTTGGCGATGCTTG
This DNA window, taken from Fibrobacterota bacterium, encodes the following:
- a CDS encoding TerD family protein, which encodes MSVLKPGANANLSPWKFALSISYGSIPDVDIDVSAFLLTEKGKVRGDGDMCFYGQPQVGSGAVILNPASGSKTKTEFSMDLAKVDRSIEKIVLVMTIHENRAVMGKLSEIAIDVPECGGLRGEISCTGMTETALILAEIYRRGEDWKLRVVGQGFENGLSAIATHFGVDIASPAQASPTPTKAPVPEVGKQPELVPINLKHICLTKQGESSKIPLKKGGSDPIRVKATWIDNGDGRSDNDDLDLRAGILMPNGKMHWLASSHPGALDKAPFARHLGDVQNVSRNAPGTEIIELNPEISKRLGGPVGFVFSVYSAISNGDVSIASLHPAMSIEHDGTVVECKYEFPDGQDAEGVYTYVIGTVDIDDAAITVRLSGLTSPPESENTPWIVRKGGLLAVSFDGVPVFKEGRGLLGRLFGGGQKSYANA